The DNA region TAGATCCCCATAGATGTGAGAGAGGACGGACTCGAACCGTCGACCATCGGCTTAAAAGGCCGGTGCTCTACCGACTGAGCTACTCTCCCATCAGAAGCGTGCTAAAGGTAATACTCAATTTTTCATATGTCAAGCTGTTTGTAAAAAAAGTGAGGGAAATTTTGAAAAAAGCATATTTAGTTTTGAATGGTAATGATTTTTTTAATTTAAAAAATTCTATAAATAAAGAGTATTTTGTAGTTGCAGTTGACGGCGGATTTCATCATTTGAACAATAATAACCTTAAGGTTGATCTTCTTCTTGGTGATTTTGATTCATTTAAAAATCCAAAATTACCCGATGTCGAGATCATTAAGTTTCCGACTGAAAAAGATTTTTCAGATCTTTATCTTGCATTGGAAGAGATGAAAAGCCGGGGCTTCAAAGAAATTTATGTAGATGCCGTTTTCGGTGGTAGATTTGATCACGAATTGGCGAATTATGAAAATGCAATTAGTTTTGCTAGGTATTTTGATAAAATTGTGTTTCTTGGACAAAATCAAACTGTTCATTTTCTAACAAAAAATAAGAATCTTAATTTACCCATTGATACAATAGTTTCGTTTTTTTCAGGAACAGAGAAAGTTTCAAATTTATCTTTGAATGGTTTCAAGTATTCATTGGATAATTATTCGTTAAAAAGAGAAAGTCCGCTTGGTTTAAGTAATGTGACAACAGGAAGTAATCAAAATATTAAATTTTCTGATGGTGTTCTTGTTATGTCGATAAATTTATCAGAAGCTTTGAACTAAACATTTATATCGATGTATAATCAAGGATCTAATAAGGAGATGTCAGCTTGACTAATACATTAATAGAAACTATATTTAACTGCAATTTCTACAGCTAATTATAATTATTGGAGTATAAAAATGGGAATTAAAAAGATAGTAATTACAGCGATGCTCATTCTTGCGTCGGTTGTGTTTAGTAGACCATCAGAAGCAGGGGTTATTTTTTTAAACATAGATGCAGGAGCAAGAGCGACTGGGATGGGGAACTCTTTTGTTGCTCTAGCTGATGACGCTACTGCAACTTACTGGAATCCTGCCGGTTTGGCATATCAGGAAGGAAAAGAGTTTTCAGTAATGTATGCTAATTGGCTACCAGGATTTAATCTTAAAAATGATACAATGTATTATATGTTTTCTGCTTATAAGCAAAATATTCCAGGATTGGGAACAATTGGTGGAAATATTGTATATCTCTATCTTGGTGAGATGCAAAGAACGAATGAGCTAGGACAAGAAGAAGGTACTTTTACAACTTATGAAACAGCTGCTACGCTATCATACGGTACTGATTTAAGTGAAGAGCTTGCAATTGGTTTGAATGTGAAATTTATCTATTCTCACCTTTCTGATCAGGGAGCTGGAAAAGAAAAAGGTTCAGGTACGGGATACAGTACAGCACTGGATTTGGGATTGATGTATTTACCAACGGATGAGCTTTCAATTGGTATGAGCATCTCCAACATGGGTCCAAAAATATCATATATTGATTATGAACAGGCAGATCCTCTTCCAACTAATTTAAAGCTAGGTTTTGCTTATTATCTATTGAATGACGATATAAATTCTTTGGTTATAACTGGTGATATGAATAAACTATTAGTTAGACGTGGTATTGACACGGATGATAATGGAAAAATTGAAGGTGATGAAGTAAATGAAACTGATCCAATCTACAAAGCAATTTTTACTTCATGGACGGACGATGACGGTTTAGAAGATATTATATGGGGCGTTGGTGCTGAATATTGGTACAATGATCTCGTAGCATTAAGAGCTGGAATGTGGAAAGATAAAATGGGGGACATTTCTGCTACAACTGTTGGAACTAGTTTTAGATTTAGTGACTATATTTTTGATATGAGTTACCTAATTGAGAAAGAAAATCATCCACTGAATGAGACTTTAAGGTTAGCAGTTAATTTCCTTATGTAAATGAAAGGCGTTCTTAATAATGCTAAAATTTCTACCAATAATTATATTTCTTATAATAGGTTCGGTGTTCTCTGAAGTAGCTTTCAATCCCGTAGTATCAAAAGCTTCAAGCAGAAATACTGGTGAGTTGAAAATTCTTGCTATTATGGCTGAGTTTCAAACAGATGTAATCCACCAAACTACTGGTGACGGTAAATTTGATCTGAATAATAGAATTTATCCCGATACTTTGAAAATTGATGCTCCTCCTCACAACAGAGAATATTTTGAAGACCACCTTTTATTTATGAAAAACTATTATAATTCTGTTTCAGGAGGACAAGACGTAATAGTAAATTTTACTGTTCTTGATACAGTTTTAACCTTACCCAATAAAATGTGGCATTATAATTTCAATAATCCTGATTTTGACTCATTGGAAAAATTAAAAGAACTTCATAGAGATGCATGGAGTCAGGTTATTGACAATCAGAATATAAATTTTGCTGATTACAACACTTTTGTAATTTTTCATGCTGGAACCGGTCAGGAATTTTCAACACCTTCAGATGAAACACCTTTCGATATCCCTTCTGCTTTTCTTAATGATCATGATCTGAGTGAAGACTTTAGACTGATTGCCCACGATGGAACTGTGATAGACAATGGTATAATTCTACCTGAATCTGAATGGCAGATTTTTGACGACGGATGGTATATGGCAGGACTTCATGCCGCTTCAGTAATTATGTTTTCTCATAGACTTGGACTTCCAAATCTTTATAAATCTGCAGATGACTCTTTAACTGGTGATGCTGCAAAATATATGAGTGGTGTAGGTAGATTTGATTGTATGGATCAGGGTTCTGGTAATTTTTCTGGTCTTATCCCTTCCAAACCTTCTGCTTGGTGTAGAGAATATCTAGGTTGGGCTGATATTAAGGAGTTGAAAGAACCTGCAAGCGATTTAATTGCTAAAGTAGATTCCGTAATTTATAAATTGGATCTTAACGATAATGAATATTTGTTATTGGAAAACAGACTTTCGCACACCGCAAAAAAAGATTCAATGTGGTCAGCAACACTGGAGGATTCTGTTAATTTTACAACAGGATATGACAGAAATGGTAAAAAGATACACCTGTTTTACGATAAGGATTGGAATATAAAATATGAGATGGAAGATGGGTTTAGAGTAATTACCAGAGTTGATAATTATGATTTTGCGATTCCTGCAAGTGGTCTGTTTATTTGGCACATTGACAAGAGAAAAACAACTCCCGATCATATTTACAACAATAGTGTAAATGGTGATCATGAAAAAAGAGGTGTTTACCTTGAAGAAGCAGACGGATCGTTTGATATTGGCAGGGAATTTGGCTTTCTACAATTTGGGTATGGTAAAGAATTTGGATGGCTGTATGATGCTCATTTTGACTCAAATTATGTCTGGAAAAAATATGCCAATAAAGCTTTGTACAGTAACAATGGAAAAATAATCGAATATTCAGATAAAAGTTATCCGCCAAGTGACACAAATGATGAGATAAAAACAGGGATTAAATTGTATAAGTTTTCAAATCCTGGTGAAAAAATGACATTCTCTTATGGCAGAGATAATGTTGTGGAAGGTTATCCTTTCCAGACCGAATATCCTGCAAAATATACGCTGGGAAAAGACTCTATACGAATATTATTTAGCTCAGAAAATGATTCTCAAAGGATTTATAAAGGTAAATCCCCTCTGCCTGACTTCCAATTTAGTTGTTCAAATAGCCTTAAGCCGGTAATAAAAGACGATTTACTAATCTTTGTAAGTGAAGACCATATAAATACAATA from Candidatus Delongbacteria bacterium includes:
- a CDS encoding thiamine diphosphokinase, whose protein sequence is MKKAYLVLNGNDFFNLKNSINKEYFVVAVDGGFHHLNNNNLKVDLLLGDFDSFKNPKLPDVEIIKFPTEKDFSDLYLALEEMKSRGFKEIYVDAVFGGRFDHELANYENAISFARYFDKIVFLGQNQTVHFLTKNKNLNLPIDTIVSFFSGTEKVSNLSLNGFKYSLDNYSLKRESPLGLSNVTTGSNQNIKFSDGVLVMSINLSEALN
- a CDS encoding PorV/PorQ family protein; the protein is MGIKKIVITAMLILASVVFSRPSEAGVIFLNIDAGARATGMGNSFVALADDATATYWNPAGLAYQEGKEFSVMYANWLPGFNLKNDTMYYMFSAYKQNIPGLGTIGGNIVYLYLGEMQRTNELGQEEGTFTTYETAATLSYGTDLSEELAIGLNVKFIYSHLSDQGAGKEKGSGTGYSTALDLGLMYLPTDELSIGMSISNMGPKISYIDYEQADPLPTNLKLGFAYYLLNDDINSLVITGDMNKLLVRRGIDTDDNGKIEGDEVNETDPIYKAIFTSWTDDDGLEDIIWGVGAEYWYNDLVALRAGMWKDKMGDISATTVGTSFRFSDYIFDMSYLIEKENHPLNETLRLAVNFLM
- a CDS encoding T9SS type A sorting domain-containing protein, with translation MLKFLPIIIFLIIGSVFSEVAFNPVVSKASSRNTGELKILAIMAEFQTDVIHQTTGDGKFDLNNRIYPDTLKIDAPPHNREYFEDHLLFMKNYYNSVSGGQDVIVNFTVLDTVLTLPNKMWHYNFNNPDFDSLEKLKELHRDAWSQVIDNQNINFADYNTFVIFHAGTGQEFSTPSDETPFDIPSAFLNDHDLSEDFRLIAHDGTVIDNGIILPESEWQIFDDGWYMAGLHAASVIMFSHRLGLPNLYKSADDSLTGDAAKYMSGVGRFDCMDQGSGNFSGLIPSKPSAWCREYLGWADIKELKEPASDLIAKVDSVIYKLDLNDNEYLLLENRLSHTAKKDSMWSATLEDSVNFTTGYDRNGKKIHLFYDKDWNIKYEMEDGFRVITRVDNYDFAIPASGLFIWHIDKRKTTPDHIYNNSVNGDHEKRGVYLEEADGSFDIGREFGFLQFGYGKEFGWLYDAHFDSNYVWKKYANKALYSNNGKIIEYSDKSYPPSDTNDEIKTGIKLYKFSNPGEKMTFSYGRDNVVEGYPFQTEYPAKYTLGKDSIRILFSSENDSQRIYKGKSPLPDFQFSCSNSLKPVIKDDLLIFVSEDHINTIRIDLNTSYADQIVWDNTIRYLNSRLVVSDEHIYDQDGSQIFNTYSIPLDEVVLDIACGNSNIAILTDKGLAFGDNVISQKSEDLYTRLNLFQNESESYVMVSNDNSYQIYSFEGDKIYEESNINGTVVGLFQVVSDSKPEVLIIEDNQLLVENVYGILENSFPAPIGSTFTDFSDMYFVEKDEILHMIFVDNSGNINIIDNNGELQRQYTFNAGKRENSSYYLSQIGNDVVLNTIDEFGQINAFYVMDGNLIETKYSGDDLGFTRNPFVYSDTNLNQKGSGIVRSGNVYNWPNPIRENFTNFRFYLNNPANVKIEIYDMTGDKKDTLEEEVNITMNYYEIRWETKLPSGVYYAKVVFDDGNSKETYTVKLAIVR